In one window of Meleagris gallopavo isolate NT-WF06-2002-E0010 breed Aviagen turkey brand Nicholas breeding stock chromosome 12, Turkey_5.1, whole genome shotgun sequence DNA:
- the COMMD4 gene encoding COMM domain-containing protein 4: MRFRFCGDLDCPDWVLAEISVLARISSVKLKLICAQVLRELLGEAIDYEKILKLTSDAKLESGDVKAAIAVLDFILSNAAKHNVDGESLSSELQQLGLPKEHATGLCRSYEEKQSSLQDSLRAGSLRLSRLDSVSWRVDYTLSSSELQEVGEPLVQLLLRVRHREHGEPEAVPMAVSAEKFRVLLAELKQAQALMKTLL; the protein is encoded by the exons ATG CGGTTCCGGTTCTGCGGGGACCTGGACTGCCCCGACTGGGTGCTGGCCGAGATCAGCGTGCTGGCCCGAATC TCCTCGGTGAAGCTGAAGCTAATCTGCGCCCAGGTGCTGcgggagctgctgggagaggcCATCGAT TATGAGAAGATCCTGAAGCTGACGTCGGACGCCAAGCTCG AGTCAGGTGATGTGAAGGCTGCAATTGCTGTGCTCGACTTCATCCTCTCCAACGCAGCCAAGCACAATGTGGATGGTGAATCCCTGTCTAgcgagctgcagcagctgggactGCCCAAAG AACACGCCACAGGGTTGTGCCGCTCCTacgaggagaagcagagctctctgcagGACAGCCTCAGGGCTGGCAGCCTCCGAT tGAGCCGCCTGGATAGTGTGTCGTGGCGGGTGGATTATACACTGAGCTCCAgtgagctgcaggaggtgggTGAACCTctggtgcagctgctgctgcgtGTGCGGCACCGGGAGCATGGGGAGCCCGAGGCCGTGCCCATGGCCGTGTCAGCGGAGAAATTCCGGGTGCTGCTGGCAG AGCTGAAGCAGGCCCAGGCGCTGATGAAGACCCTCCTGTGA